A single genomic interval of Lathyrus oleraceus cultivar Zhongwan6 chromosome 7, CAAS_Psat_ZW6_1.0, whole genome shotgun sequence harbors:
- the LOC127103508 gene encoding uncharacterized protein LOC127103508 — MVYGHDAVLPVEIQVQAVRTQRQYEIPSEDYWSMMTDELVDVDEERMLALDSLQRQKEKVARAYNKRVKVKVFAVDDLVWRVILPMDINDRVLGKWSPNWEGPFKVLQVFSNNAYEVEELAPDRRILRVNGKYLKKYRPLLQEVKILAD; from the coding sequence ATGGTTTATGGGCATGACGCAGTATTGCCGGTAGAGATTCAGGTCCAGGCGGTCAGAACCCAAAGGCAgtatgaaataccttctgaagattacTGGAGTATGATGACAGACGAATTGGTCGATGTAGATGAAGAAAGAATGTTAGCATTGGACTCCCTACAAAGACAGAAAGAGAAAGTCGCCCGAGCCTACAATAAAAGGGTGAAAGTGAAAGTGTTCGCTGTCGACGATCTGGTTTGGAGGGTGATCCTGCCTATGGACATaaatgatagagttttgggtAAATGGTCCCCTAACTGGGAGGGACCGTTTAAGGTTTTGCAGGTTTTTTCTAACAACGCTTACGAGGTCGAAGAGTTAGCACCAGATAGGCGGATTTTAAGAGTGAATGGAAAGTACTTAAAAAaatataggcctctccttcaagaggtcaaaattttGGCAGACTAA
- the LOC127103509 gene encoding putative lipid-transfer protein DIR1 has translation MEAYKKVLIVGMLLVIANTMFANGVTICNMTRDERKACEPYVSNEKNYTHVSYKVPSHACCSATANADLQCFCGYKDSGLLSLYGINPKQALELPVKCKIVDAFHCK, from the coding sequence ATGGAAGCATACAAGAAGGTTTTGATTGTGGGAATGTTGCTGGTCATTGCTAATACTATGTTTGCTAATGGTGTGACAATCTGTAACATGACAAGAGACGAGCGAAAGGCATGCGAGCCTTATGTGAGTAACGAGAAGAATTACACGCATGTTAGTTATAAAGTTCCATCCCATGCTTGCTGTTCTGCTACTGCCAATGCTGATCTTCAATGCTTCTGTGGTTATAAGGATTCAGGGTTGCTTTCTTTATATGGTATTAATCCTAAACAAGCCTTGGAACTTCCTGTTAAGTGTAAGATTGTGGACGCTTTCCATTGCAAGTGA